In Nitrospirota bacterium, the DNA window GGGGCTGAGGACAGAGATATGGCTGATCAGCTTATGCAGATTCTGGTTTCCGAAGGGATAACATTTCATTTGGGCTCTCTGCCCCTGGAGACAAAAGACCTCGGGAATGAAAGAGAAGTGCGCATTAAGGATACCGGAGGCAGGCGGATATCCCTGAGGGCGGAAACAATCCTTGTTGCAGTCGGAAGAACAGCAAACGTGCAAGGCCTTGGACTCGAGGGCATTTCAGTGGAAACCGGCGAAAAAGGCGTGAAGACAGACAGCAGGCTCAGGACGAATTACTCGCATATCTATGCTGCGGGAGATGCGACAGGGGCATATCAGTTTACCCATGCTGCAGGGTATGAAGGCAGCATTGTACTCAGCAATGCTATTCTTCATCTGCCGAGGAAAGCAGATTATACCTATCTCCCTTGGTGCACTTATACCGACCCTGAACTTGCAAGCATAGGGATGAACGAAAAAAGGGCAGCGGCAGCCGGCATATCATATTCTGTCTGGACGGAGGAATTCAGGACGAATGACCGGAGCCTTGCCGAAGGCGAAGAACGAGGCAGGATCAAGCTCCTCCTCGACGAGAAAGAAAAGCCTCTTGGCGTCCAGATACTCGGCCCGGGTGCAGGGGAACTGATAAGCGAATGGGTCGCGGTCATGAACGGGAAAATAAAGCTTTCGACTGTTGTGTCAGCCATTCATCCCTATCCAACCCTCGGGGAGATCAATAAAAAGGTTGTGGGGACGTTCTTTGCCGGCAAAATCTTTTCCGATAAGGTAAAAAGGGCATTGAAATTCTTTTTCAATCTGAAGGGACGGGCATGCGGATAGGAACACTTTTCATTTCGTTTTTCATAATGGTTCTTTTTTTGTTTCAGGCATATGCCCAGAATGAAAATGTCCTGATTCGTGAAGAGTTCCGGGATCTGGAAGACTGGAGGCCGCTCCATTTCCCGAAGATCAAAAAGCATTCCACGTATTCCATCGTTCAAGAAGAAGGGAAAACATATCTGAGAACAGCAAGCATTGCCTCCGCATCGGCGATAGTCCATAAAAAGGAATTCGATGTGTATGAGTATCCAAGAATGAGATGGAAATGGAAGGCAGAGAATGTCTATAAAAAAGGAAATGTAAAGGAGAAGTCAGGTGACGATTATCCTTTGCGTGTCTATGTTATCTTCAAGTACGATCCTCTGCGCGCATCCCTGGGCCAGAAGATCAGGTATGGCTTAGCCAAAAAAATCTATGGTGAGTATCCTCCGCACAGCAGCCTCAGCTATATCTGGGCGAACAGGAAGGACGAACAGGGAATAGTCACGAATCCCTATGCTGATGAATCAAAAATGGTGATCCGTGAGGCTGGCCCTGACAGGATCGGACAATGGCGGGAAGAGAATGTACATGTGGTTGATGATTACAGGAAAGCATTTGGAGCTGATCCGCCGGCGATCGCCAGCGTTGCGGTGATGAACGACTCAGACAACACGGGAGAACGTTCCGTTTCCTATATTGAGTATATCGAAGTCTACAAATAGCATCCTTTTACAGGGGATACATGTACAAAAAAATCAGTGATTATGCCATTATCGGTGACCTTCATTCCATAGCACTCGTGGGACTTGACGGATCAGTTGACTGGTGCTGTCTCCCTCACATTGATTCCCCCAGCGTGTTTGGCGCATTGCTTGATGACAAAAAAGGAGGATGCTTTGCGGTAACTCCCTCAGGTGATTATGATTCAGCCGCCAGTTATATGGACGATACGAATATCCTGGTAACCCGGTTCAGGACGAGAACGGGTGTTGCGCACATTACTGATTTTATGCCGGTTCCCGTGCACGGACAGGAGGATATGGAAGAGGAACATCATGAGCTTTATCGTTTGATACAGGTACTGGAGGGAGCAGTCGGGATAACACTCCGTTTCGAGCCCCGTTTCGATTACGCACGGGAAAAACAGGTATGTGAAAAAAAGGGTAAGGTCGTCCGATGCACGGGGAAAAACCTCTCTGTCTCACTGCTGTCGACCCATGATTTCATTCTTCACGATGAAGGAGCTGCGGCGCTGTGGAATCTCAACGCAGGGGACAGGATATGGTTGCGGATGAAATATGGCATGGAGGATCAGTCTGCGCTTGACATTCAAAAAGCCGAAAAGGCCTTAAGAGATACCGCGACATACTGGCGGGACTGGCTGGGCAGGAGTGAAACAGGGGTAACCGTTGATCTGGGGCCCTATCGTGAAATGGTGAAACGGTCTGCACTTGTTTTAAAGCTTCTCTCTTATGAGACCACAGGTGCGATTGCTGCGGCAGGGACGACGTCCCTTCCCGAGGAGATTGGCGGGAAAAGGAACTGGGATTACCGGTATACCTGGATACGGGATGCAGCATTTACCCTTCAGGCGCTCTTTAATCTCGGGCATCTTTCTGAGATGGAAGGATACCTCAGATGGATTGAGCAGCGCATTGAAAAACATGGTGCGGCAAGACTCCAGGTAATGTACGGGCTTCGTGGTGAGGAGGAATTGCCGGAACAGGAACTCACACATCTGGACGGGTATAAAGGCTCCCGGCCAGTGCGCATAGGAAATGCAGCAGCAAAACAGAGACAGCTTGACATCTATGGTGAGTTAATGGATGCAGCCCAGAAACTGTCTGACTATGTCGGAAAGATAGATGCCGGGATGTGGCCATTTCTCCAGGGTATCTGTGAGTATGTGATTGCACACTGGCAGGAAAAAGATCACGGTATTTGGGAGGTTCGGGGGGGACCCCGTCATTTCGTATATTCGAAAGTCATGTGCTGGGTGGCGATTGACCGTGGCATCACTATTGCGCGGCGGTATGGGTTCCCTGCTGAACTGAAAAAATGGAAGAAAGTGCGTGAGGACATAAAAGAGGAGATTTTACGGAAGGGCTACCGCGAATCAAAGAAATCATTTGTCCAGCATTATGATACTGATATGCCGGATTCAAGCAATCTCTTGCTTCCGCTCCTTGGGTTTCTTC includes these proteins:
- a CDS encoding FAD-dependent oxidoreductase gives rise to the protein MAKYMFDIGILGGGAAGLTVASGAARFGAKTLLIEKERKLGGDCLHYGCVPSKTLIRTAHIYHLIKRAEQYGLPRADLKPVDFQAVARRIQSVIGTIQEHDSEERFCKLGVKVEFGNPTFHDEHAVRLNGALYSAKNWVIATGSSPFVPPIDGLNKTPYITNKELFSLRTLPKSMVAIGGGPISVEMAQAFNRLGTKVTVVELGNQILGAEDRDMADQLMQILVSEGITFHLGSLPLETKDLGNEREVRIKDTGGRRISLRAETILVAVGRTANVQGLGLEGISVETGEKGVKTDSRLRTNYSHIYAAGDATGAYQFTHAAGYEGSIVLSNAILHLPRKADYTYLPWCTYTDPELASIGMNEKRAAAAGISYSVWTEEFRTNDRSLAEGEERGRIKLLLDEKEKPLGVQILGPGAGELISEWVAVMNGKIKLSTVVSAIHPYPTLGEINKKVVGTFFAGKIFSDKVKRALKFFFNLKGRACG
- a CDS encoding DUF3047 domain-containing protein; protein product: MRIGTLFISFFIMVLFLFQAYAQNENVLIREEFRDLEDWRPLHFPKIKKHSTYSIVQEEGKTYLRTASIASASAIVHKKEFDVYEYPRMRWKWKAENVYKKGNVKEKSGDDYPLRVYVIFKYDPLRASLGQKIRYGLAKKIYGEYPPHSSLSYIWANRKDEQGIVTNPYADESKMVIREAGPDRIGQWREENVHVVDDYRKAFGADPPAIASVAVMNDSDNTGERSVSYIEYIEVYK
- a CDS encoding glycoside hydrolase family 15 protein; amino-acid sequence: MYKKISDYAIIGDLHSIALVGLDGSVDWCCLPHIDSPSVFGALLDDKKGGCFAVTPSGDYDSAASYMDDTNILVTRFRTRTGVAHITDFMPVPVHGQEDMEEEHHELYRLIQVLEGAVGITLRFEPRFDYAREKQVCEKKGKVVRCTGKNLSVSLLSTHDFILHDEGAAALWNLNAGDRIWLRMKYGMEDQSALDIQKAEKALRDTATYWRDWLGRSETGVTVDLGPYREMVKRSALVLKLLSYETTGAIAAAGTTSLPEEIGGKRNWDYRYTWIRDAAFTLQALFNLGHLSEMEGYLRWIEQRIEKHGAARLQVMYGLRGEEELPEQELTHLDGYKGSRPVRIGNAAAKQRQLDIYGELMDAAQKLSDYVGKIDAGMWPFLQGICEYVIAHWQEKDHGIWEVRGGPRHFVYSKVMCWVAIDRGITIARRYGFPAELKKWKKVREDIKEEILRKGYRESKKSFVQHYDTDMPDSSNLLLPLLGFLPVDDPRILSTIEATRRELDREGLLYRYKTEDGLPGGEGAFLLCAFWLIDCLIALGRIEEAERHLQRIERLSNHVGLFSEEYDVRRSEQLGNFPQAFTHIGYINSVVALCKAKGQDRTEPLIERKRPGYLLLSGTVVLNDGESPKKNPSKDIIIHLKRAMNILRGAFFDTQHGRVAYERMHKSPAYGEYVALTYHLKNLNLSRLQSRNEQVAFWINVYNVLVIHGVIELGIRDSVKEVRSFFRRVQYQIQGMFFSPDDIEHGILRGNRRPPHSLFKPFKAKDRRLVFSIRPVDPRIHFALVCASSSCPPIEIYTQENLDRELDISGKTFLNSGGVIIDKERRLVSLSRIFRWYGDDFGKDQAKRLRFIASFLYEKEDADFLRKYAESIKISYQDYDWRLNRY